From Candidatus Brocadiaceae bacterium, the proteins below share one genomic window:
- a CDS encoding sigma-54 dependent transcriptional regulator: MPNRSILIVDDEKAARYGMKKILQKDNYTVHEAEDGATALRMINTMHPTLVFLDINMPQLDGMKTLEIIREMERPPLVVIVTAYGSEKIAVEAMKKGAYDYISKPYEMDELRIIAKNAFEKLALKEENVRLRLEIVRLEGMGELLGQSKAMKNVYNTIEKVVTTDVTVLIQGESGSGKELVSREIHQRSRRRNEPFIIMNCAAVPETLVESELFGHEKGAFTGAMERRLGKFELANHGTIFLDEIGDMSISTQSKLLRVLQEQKFERLGGNETLSVDVRVISATHRDLEEEIEEGRFRKDLYYRIKVVNITLPPLRQKKEDIPLLTNRFIHYFTEKHQKNIESISPEAMKVLLSYHWPGNVRQLKNAIESAVVLTNNKILGIDDLPEEIRQSENHFVPPHISGQALSFRDAKRFVIENFERDFIKRKLDENGGNISQTAEALDMHRQNLQQKMRELNITKNDH, translated from the coding sequence ATGCCAAATCGATCAATATTAATCGTGGACGACGAAAAAGCTGCACGGTACGGTATGAAGAAGATACTTCAAAAGGATAACTACACGGTCCATGAGGCCGAAGACGGCGCTACCGCGCTTCGTATGATCAACACCATGCATCCCACTCTGGTATTCTTAGATATCAACATGCCGCAACTTGATGGAATGAAAACCCTGGAAATAATTCGTGAAATGGAACGTCCGCCCCTTGTGGTTATTGTTACGGCCTATGGTTCCGAAAAGATTGCCGTCGAAGCCATGAAAAAAGGAGCGTATGATTACATCTCAAAACCCTATGAGATGGACGAATTGCGTATTATCGCAAAAAATGCCTTTGAGAAACTTGCATTAAAGGAAGAGAATGTTCGGTTGCGGCTGGAGATTGTTCGATTGGAGGGGATGGGTGAGCTTCTCGGTCAAAGTAAAGCAATGAAGAATGTCTATAATACGATTGAAAAGGTTGTAACAACAGACGTAACGGTGCTAATTCAGGGTGAAAGTGGTAGTGGCAAGGAACTCGTTTCCAGAGAAATTCATCAACGCAGCAGGCGCAGAAATGAACCTTTTATTATTATGAACTGTGCGGCAGTTCCTGAGACGTTGGTTGAAAGTGAACTGTTCGGCCATGAAAAAGGGGCTTTTACCGGGGCAATGGAAAGGAGACTGGGAAAGTTTGAACTGGCAAATCATGGGACCATTTTCCTTGATGAAATAGGAGATATGAGTATCAGCACTCAATCAAAACTCCTGCGGGTGTTGCAAGAACAGAAGTTTGAGCGTTTGGGAGGCAACGAAACACTTTCTGTTGACGTACGGGTCATCAGCGCTACTCACCGCGATCTGGAGGAGGAAATAGAAGAAGGTCGGTTCCGCAAGGATCTGTACTACCGTATCAAGGTGGTAAATATAACACTTCCTCCCTTAAGGCAGAAAAAGGAAGATATTCCCCTGTTAACCAACCGGTTTATTCACTATTTCACGGAAAAGCATCAAAAGAATATTGAGTCCATTTCTCCTGAGGCAATGAAAGTATTACTGTCATATCATTGGCCGGGAAATGTCCGGCAACTCAAGAATGCCATCGAAAGCGCCGTTGTGCTCACAAATAACAAAATATTGGGCATTGATGATCTCCCGGAAGAAATTAGACAGTCGGAAAACCATTTTGTGCCACCGCATATTTCAGGCCAGGCTCTTTCTTTCCGCGATGCAAAGAGATTTGTTATAGAAAATTTTGAACGTGATTTTATAAAGAGGAAATTAGATGAAAACGGTGGGAATATCAGTCAAACAGCCGAAGCGCTGGATATGCACCGTCAAAATCTTCAGCAAAAGATGCGTGAACTAAATATCACGAAAAATGATCATTAA